The following are encoded together in the Arvicanthis niloticus isolate mArvNil1 chromosome 11, mArvNil1.pat.X, whole genome shotgun sequence genome:
- the Socs5 gene encoding suppressor of cytokine signaling 5: MDKVGKMWNNFKYRCQNLFSHEGSHSENVDMNPNRCLSVKEKSINLGEAAPQQQSSPLRENVALQLGLSPSKTFSRRNQNCAAEIPQVVEISIEKDSDPSATPGTRLARRDSYSRHAPWGGKKKHSCSTKTQSSLDTEKKFGRTRSGLQRRERRYGVSSMHDMDSVSSRAVGNRSLRQRLQDTVGLCFPMRTYSKQSKPLFSNKRKIHLSELMLEKCPFPAGSDLAQKWHLIKQHTAPVSPHSTFFDTFDPSLVSTEDEEDRLRERRRLSIEEGVDPPPNAQIHTFEATAQVNPLYKLGPKLAPGMTEISGDGSAIPQTNCDSEEDSTTLCLQSRRQKQRQVSGDSHSHISRQGAWKVHTQIDYIHCLVPDLLQITGNPCYWGVMDRYEAEALLEGKPEGTFLLRDSAQEDYLFSVSFRRYNRSLHARIEQWNHNFSFDAHDPCVFHSSTVTGLLEHYKDPSSCMFFEPLLTISLNRTFPFSLQYICRAVICRCTTYDGIDGLPLPSMLQDFLKEYHYKQKVRVRWLEREPVKAK; the protein is encoded by the coding sequence ATGGATAAAGTGGGGAAAATGTGGAACAACTTCAAATACAGGTGCCAGAATCTCTTCAGCCATGAAGGAAGCCACAGTGAGAATGTGGACATGAATCCCAACAGATGTCTGTCTGTCAAGGAGAAAAGCATCAATCTGGGAGAGGCCGCTCCCCAGCAACAGAGTAGTCCTTTAAGAGAAAATGTTGCCTTACAGCTGGGACTAAGCCCTTCAAAGACCTTCTCAAGACGGAACCAAAACTGTGCTGCAGAGATCCCTCAGGTTGTTGAAATAAGCATTGAGAAGGACAGCGACCCGAGCGCCACCCCAGGAACGAGGCTTGCACGAAGAGACTCCTACTCTAGACATGCCCcgtggggaggaaagaagaaacattCCTGTTCCACAAAGACCCAGAGTTCCTTGGATACTGAGAAAAAGTTTGGTAGAACTCGAAGCGGCCTTCAGAGGCGAGAGCGGCGCTATGGAGTCAGCTCCATGCACGACATGGACAGTGTTTCCAGCCGCGCGGTCGGGAACCGCTCTCTGAGGCAGAGGCTCCAGGACACTGTGGGTTTGTGTTTCCCCATGAGAACTTACAGCAAGCAGTCAAAGCCTCTCttttccaataaaagaaaaatacatctttCAGAATTAATGCTGGAGAAATGCCCTTTTCCTGCTGGCTCAGATTTAGCACAAAAGTGGCATTTGATTAAACAGCATACCGCTCCTGTGAGCCCACATTCAACATTTTTTGATACGTTTGATCCATCACTGGTGTctacagaagatgaagaagataggCTTCGAGAGAGAAGACGGCTTAGTATCGAAGAAGGGGTGGATCCCCCTCCCAATGCACAAATACACACCTTTGAAGCTACTGCACAGGTCAATCCATTGTATAAACTGGGACCAAAGTTAGCCCCTGGGATGACGGAAATAAGTGGAGATGGTTCTGCAATTCCACAAACGAATTGTGACTCAGAAGAGGATTCAACCACCCTCTGTCTGCAGTCACGGAGGCAGAAGCAGCGCCAGGTGTCCGGGGACAGCCACTCGCACATTAGCAGACAAGGAGCTTGGAAAGTCCACACGCAGATCGATTACATACACTGCCTTGTGCCAGATTTACTTCAGATCACAGGGAATCCCTGTTACTGGGGCGTGATGGACCGATATGAAGCAGAAGCCCTTCTAGAAGGAAAACCGGAAGGCACGTTCTTGCTCAGGGACTCTGCACAGGAGGACTACCTCTTCTCTGTGAGCTTCCGCCGCTACAACAGGTCCCTGCACGCCCGAATCGAGCAGTGGAACCACAACTTCAGCTTCGATGCCCATGACCCTTGCGTGTTTCACTCCTCCACTGTCACGGGGCTTCTCGAACATTATAAAGACCCCAGCTCTTGCATGTTTTTTGAACCATTGCTTACGATATCACTAAATAGGACTTTTCCTTTCAGCCTGCAGTATATCTGCCGCGCAGTGATCTGCAGGTGCACTACGTATGATGGGATTGACGGGCTCCCTCTACCGTCGATGTTAcaggattttttaaaagagtatcATTATAAACAAAAAGTTAGGGTCCGCTGGTTAGAACGAGAGCCAGTCAAGGCAAAGTAA